A region from the Schistocerca serialis cubense isolate TAMUIC-IGC-003099 chromosome 1, iqSchSeri2.2, whole genome shotgun sequence genome encodes:
- the LOC126459183 gene encoding spidroin-1-like — translation MRSIVLLLATVAAVHAGALDKADHEGVSISKRHALYGLGLTDSAAQAQAQAQAAGLGGGYYGGGGAALSQAQAQAQAAGLGGGYHGIWKRHALYGLGLGESAAQAQAQAQAAGLGGGYYGGGGAALSQAQAQAQAAGLGGGYHGIWKRHALYGLGLGESAAQAQAQAQAAGLGGGYYGGGGAALSQAQAQAQAAGLGGGYHGIWKRHALYGLGLGESAAQAQAQAQAVGLEGGYYGGGGAALSQAQAQAQAAGLGGGYHGIWKRHALYGLGLGESAAQAQAQAQAAGLGGGYYGGGGAALSQAQAQAQAAGLGGGYHGIWKRHAP, via the exons ATGAGATCCATCGTGCTGCTCCTGGCCACCGTCGCCGCCGTGCATG CTGGAGCACTGGATAAAGCAGATCATGAGGGTGTCAGCATTTCAAAGCGACACGCCCTCTACGGCTTGGGGCTGACTGATTCTGCCGCGCAGGCGCAGGCCCAGGCACAGGCCGCTGGGCTCGGGGGTGGATACTATGGTGGGGGTGGAGCTGCACTGAGCCAGGCACAGGCACAGGCGCAGGCTGCTGGGCTGGGCGGCGGCTACCACGGCATCTGGAAGCGACACGCCCTCTACGGCTTGGGGTTGGGTGAGTCTGCTGCCCAGGCACAGGCCCAGGCACAGGCCGCTGGGCTCGGGGGTGGATACTACGGTGGGGGTGGAGCTGCACTGAGCCAGGCACAGGCACAGGCGCAGGCTGCTGGGTTGGGTGGTGGCTACCATGGCATCTGGAAGAGACACGCCCTCTATGGCTTGGGGTTGGGTGAGTCTGCTGCCCAGGCACAGGCCCAGGCACAGGCCGCTGGGCTCGGGGGTGGATACTACGGTGGGGGTGGAGCTGCACTGAGCCAGGCACAGGCACAGGCGCAGGCTGCTGGGCTGGGCGGTGGCTACCACGGCATCTGGAAGAGACACGCCCTCTACGGCTTGGGGTTGGGTGAGTCTGCTGCCCAGGCACAGGCCCAGGCTCAGGCCGTTGGGCTTGAGGGTGGATACTACGGTGGGGGTGGAGCTGCACTGAGCCAGGCACAGGCACAGGCGCAGGCTGCTGGGTTGGGTGGTGGCTACCATGGCATCTGGAAGAGACACGCCCTCTATGGCTTGGGGTTGGGTGAGTCTGCTGCCCAGGCACAGGCCCAGGCTCAGGCTGCCGGGCTCGGGGGTGGATACTACGGTGGGGGCGGAGCTGCACTCAGCCAGGCACAAGCACAAGCGCAGGCCGCTGGGCTGGGTGGTGGCTACCACGGCATCTGGAAGCGACATGCCCCCTAA